In Haliotis asinina isolate JCU_RB_2024 chromosome 16, JCU_Hal_asi_v2, whole genome shotgun sequence, the following are encoded in one genomic region:
- the LOC137268155 gene encoding cholecystokinin receptor type A-like, with protein sequence MEAIACNESLPPVMTGYPVRPVETIIGLLAFFSLLGTTGNAVVLYVYTRKRNKLPSTIFIISLAGTDLSVCVIVMPYTMTVEYLDYEIKYDLLCKLYLFLITSNVPFSAFIMVAIAVDRYICICHPHWHVLDTRRAKLILFSLIVFSMILGIITALAYGVYQYRSKIDEAHIIDRNFTSVTSINWTIAPDAEICLNKTQDINCTDRFEFMFNCTGDVLLYRIIDYSGICKPNQLIFTTKFRKTYQKVYAGMFLVAFIVVFVLYILIYKSVLERRSKKMRQRRKTQLSLYRETSMTDSHLTMANGSSRSSVRRSESRRTMLDKDGCIKEKYWLANIRTALMLFVVTLAFILAFLPSWLMAHRVVTFNPIVFYLYFAYNVSNPIIYAFMNPAFRRELKDLISCVRCKDI encoded by the coding sequence ATGGAAGCTATAGCGTGCAACGAGTCATTGCCTCCTGTGATGACAGGCTACCCAGTGAGGCCAGTAGAGACAATAATAGGACTTCTAGCATTCTTCAGTTTGCTCGGCACGACCGGCAACGCAGTAGTTCTGTATGTGTATACGAGGAAGAGAAACAAGCTGCCCTCAACaatttttatcatttctttggCAGGAACCGATTTGAGTGTTTGCGTTATTGTCATGCCATATACTATGACTGTTGAATATCTGGACTACGAAATCAAGTACGATCTGTTGTGCAAATTGTATCTCTTCTTGATAACGTCCAATGTGCCCTTTTCGGCTTTCATTATGGTCGCAATTGCAGTGGATAGATATATATGCATTTGCCACCCCCACTGGCACGTGCTGGATACGCGAAGGGCAAAACTCATACTTttttcattgattgttttttcAATGATTCTTGGGATTATCACCGCATTGGCTTATGGCGTGTACCAATACAGATCTAAGATTGATGAAGCCCACATAATCGATCGCAATTTTACATCAGTGACAAGTATAAACTGGACCATAGCACCAGACGCAGAGATATGTCTTAACAAAACACAAGACATCAACTGTACCGACAGATTCGAATTCATGTTCAACTGCACCGGTGATGTTCTCTTATACCGAATCATCGATTATTCCGGTATTTGCAAACCAAACCAACTTATATTTACTACAAAGTTTCGAAAAACGTACCAGAAGGTTTATGCTGGAATGTTTCTTGTTGCTtttattgttgtgtttgtgCTATACATTCTTATCTACAAATCGGTTCTTGAAAGGAGATCTAAGAAGATGAGGCAAAGACGGAAAACCCAACTGTCTCTCTACCGAGAAACGTCCATGACAGACAGTCACTTAACAATGGCAAACGGAAGTTCACGCAGTTCTGTCAGAAGGAGCGAGAGTAGAAGGACAATGCTCGATAAGGATGGATGCATTAAGGAAAAGTACTGGCTGGCTAATATTAGAACGGCGCTAATGTTATTTGTGGTAACACTCGCCTTCATTTTGGCATTCCTCCCATCTTGGCTGATGGCGCACAGAGTGGTTACCTTCAATCCCATTGTGTTTTACCTCTATTTTGCATATAATGTTTCAAATCCTATCATTTACGCTTTTATGAATCCTGCGTTCAGACGTGAACTCAAGGATTTGATCAGCTGTGTGAGATGTAAGGACATATAA